A region from the Metopolophium dirhodum isolate CAU chromosome 9, ASM1992520v1, whole genome shotgun sequence genome encodes:
- the LOC132951589 gene encoding glutathione S-transferase 1-1-like has protein sequence MPIDFYYTPGSPPCRSVLLTAKALGLELNLKTLDLHHGEHMKPEFIKLNPQHCVPTLVDGDLVLWESRAIIVYLVQAYGKDDSLFPKDPKKQALVNQRLQFDVSTLYPAFSDQYYPWIFAGVPKSDDKEKKIHDALGFLDIFLGSSTWAAGDSVTVADLALVASISTIEAVGVDLSKYANVSKWFEKCKTTLVGYQESNQKGIDGFKIMVANLTKK, from the exons ATGCCGATCGACTTTTACTACACTCCTGGCAGCCCGCCATGCAGATCCGTTTTGCTGACTGCCAAAGCCTTGGGTTTGGAATTGAACTTGAAAACTTTAGATCTCCACCACGGTGAACACATGAAACCAGAATTCATCAAG CTAAATCCTCAACACTGTGTACCGACATTGGTGGACGGTGACTTGGTTTTGTGGGAGAG CCGTGCAATCATCGTGTACTTAGTTCAAGCTTACGGAAAAGACGATTCGCTGTTCCCAAAAGACCCGAAGAAGCAAGCGCTGGTCAACCAAAGACTACAATTTGACGTCAGCACCTTGTACCCGGCCTTTTCCGATCAATAC taCCCGTGGATTTTCGCTGGAGTACCAAAAAGCGACGACAAAGAGAAGAAAATCCACGACGCACTCGGGTTTTTGGACATCTTTTTGGGATCTTCCACTTGGGCTGCCGGTGATTCAGTGACTGTGGCCGATCTGGCTTTAGTCGCTTCCATTTCGACCATCGAG gCTGTCGGTGTTGACTTGTCGAAGTACGCCAACGTCTCTAAATGGTTCGAAAAGTGCAAGACTACATTGGTAGGATACCAAGAGTCCAACCAAAAAGGAATCGATGGATTCAAAATCATGGTAGCCAACCTCACCAAGAAATAG